The Streptomyces griseiscabiei genome includes a window with the following:
- a CDS encoding alpha/beta hydrolase, translated as MIRVSRVTAAVTAALALALASPGAAQAAPEPAPGRSSTAALSDGLPQGWRTTGSGESAELVWRAPEKVPVGDAQVEFRSGDRLLGVPRPAADGRTFRLPLDGVRLDRTDDLRAEAAGRRLDVAGAKADARERRALDDPSGPSRLPRTADLNGVDPGVPGPYRTTSGEYSLPAVQLPGYDTGVEMKAVVVAPEGATGDRPLALFLHGRHGTCFQGDDVTLEWPCPSGYEPVPSYRGYLHDQRLLASQGYVTVSVSANSINAQDWQAPDAGAQARSSLIRLHLAHWADWAADPSTAPDVVRNAPRADLGRVLLVGHSRGGEGADRAALDSLTPPPADQDGYGGRTRWTIRGTVLIGPTIFGQNPAPDVPSMTLLPGCDGDVIDLQGEYYVDGTRGVSRGKALHSAVYMTGANHNFFNSEWTPGQATAPAEDDFLYGGDEHDPLCSPGTATRLTAEQQQKAGSTYIAAAARLFVAGDDRARPLLDGSDARAASAGPARVATHAVGAARSGAFLPDSSAKVSGGRLCAQVDPDPDVSCLDPGLTTASPHFTQWRRVLPGKEPDRYALAMNGSGTATTLTPARPVSLSGAKELSLRVIVPPNTTGTELDVALTDTSGERADLGRVRVDGLPGTSRTSSYWAREVRVPLSAETRERLDLGHVKTLSLTPRTGSGTAWLMDAYGWRPGTPAVEPARPARVDVGRLTVKEGDSGSRTYQVPVRVSGSGSGQVRLFVDEPGADRPVARTVTVRAGTRVDVPVTVEGNTRYGADETHRVAVKAVRGAVVGSYLGGVIAENDDPQPTVTVTPVADRVTEGQPLVWRIGLSAAADVALWTDVQLLPVSEGAELSTKDVPAAWLDEHFGASPDPELPLSALPDGALLMSEVPAGDLSVDVSVPTVADGLDEAPESLRWQLWTYDPEGAPVEGPQFTGTVRDAP; from the coding sequence GTGATCCGTGTCTCGCGCGTGACGGCCGCTGTGACAGCGGCCCTCGCGCTGGCGCTCGCGTCGCCGGGGGCGGCGCAGGCGGCGCCCGAACCGGCGCCCGGGAGATCGTCGACCGCCGCCCTGTCCGACGGGCTTCCCCAGGGCTGGCGGACCACCGGCTCAGGGGAGTCGGCGGAGCTGGTGTGGCGTGCGCCGGAGAAGGTGCCGGTGGGCGACGCCCAGGTCGAGTTCCGCAGCGGGGACCGCCTGTTGGGCGTCCCGAGGCCCGCCGCGGACGGCCGTACCTTCCGGCTGCCCCTCGACGGGGTGCGCCTCGACAGGACGGACGACCTGCGGGCCGAGGCCGCCGGCCGCCGTCTGGACGTGGCCGGGGCGAAGGCCGACGCCCGTGAGCGCCGCGCCCTCGACGACCCCTCGGGCCCGTCCCGGCTGCCCCGCACGGCGGACCTGAACGGGGTCGACCCCGGCGTGCCCGGCCCGTACCGCACGACCAGCGGTGAGTACTCCCTGCCGGCGGTCCAACTCCCCGGCTACGACACCGGCGTGGAGATGAAGGCCGTCGTGGTCGCCCCGGAGGGCGCCACCGGCGACCGCCCGCTGGCGCTGTTCCTCCACGGGCGCCACGGCACCTGCTTCCAGGGCGACGACGTCACCCTCGAATGGCCGTGCCCGTCCGGCTACGAGCCGGTGCCCAGCTACCGCGGCTACCTGCACGACCAGCGACTCCTCGCCTCCCAGGGCTATGTGACGGTCTCGGTCTCCGCCAACTCGATCAACGCCCAGGACTGGCAGGCCCCCGACGCCGGCGCCCAGGCCCGCTCCTCGCTGATACGGCTGCACCTGGCCCACTGGGCCGACTGGGCCGCCGACCCGTCCACCGCCCCCGACGTCGTACGGAACGCGCCCCGCGCCGACCTCGGCCGGGTGCTGCTGGTGGGTCACTCCCGGGGCGGCGAGGGCGCCGACCGCGCCGCGCTGGACAGCCTCACCCCGCCGCCCGCCGACCAGGACGGCTACGGGGGCAGGACGCGCTGGACGATACGCGGGACCGTCCTCATAGGCCCCACGATCTTCGGCCAGAACCCCGCGCCCGACGTGCCGTCCATGACGCTCCTGCCGGGCTGCGACGGAGACGTCATCGACCTCCAGGGCGAGTACTACGTCGACGGCACCCGGGGCGTCAGCCGCGGCAAGGCCCTGCACAGCGCGGTCTACATGACCGGAGCGAACCACAACTTCTTCAACAGCGAGTGGACCCCCGGCCAGGCCACGGCACCGGCCGAGGACGACTTCCTGTACGGCGGCGACGAGCACGACCCGCTGTGCTCGCCCGGCACCGCCACCCGGCTCACCGCCGAGCAGCAGCAGAAGGCGGGCTCGACCTACATAGCCGCCGCGGCCCGGCTGTTCGTCGCCGGTGACGACCGCGCCCGGCCGCTGCTCGACGGGTCCGACGCGCGCGCCGCCTCCGCCGGGCCCGCCCGCGTCGCCACCCACGCCGTCGGCGCCGCCCGCTCGGGGGCCTTCCTCCCCGACTCCTCCGCCAAGGTCTCCGGCGGCCGGCTGTGCGCCCAGGTGGACCCGGACCCGGACGTCTCCTGCCTGGACCCCGGACTCACCACCGCCTCACCGCACTTCACCCAGTGGCGCAGGGTGCTGCCCGGCAAGGAGCCGGACCGCTACGCCCTGGCCATGAACGGGAGCGGCACCGCCACCACGCTCACCCCCGCCCGCCCGGTCTCCCTGTCCGGCGCGAAGGAGCTGAGCCTGCGTGTGATCGTGCCGCCGAACACCACCGGCACCGAACTGGACGTCGCCCTCACCGACACCTCCGGCGAGCGGGCCGACCTCGGCCGGGTCCGTGTCGACGGCCTGCCCGGCACCTCCCGCACCTCCTCCTACTGGGCGCGCGAGGTCCGGGTGCCGCTGTCCGCAGAGACCCGCGAACGCCTCGACCTCGGACACGTCAAGACCCTGTCCCTGACCCCGCGCACCGGGTCCGGCACGGCCTGGCTGATGGACGCGTACGGCTGGCGCCCCGGCACCCCCGCCGTCGAGCCCGCGCGTCCGGCCCGCGTGGACGTCGGCCGGCTGACCGTCAAGGAGGGCGACTCCGGATCGCGCACCTACCAGGTGCCGGTCCGGGTGTCCGGGTCGGGCAGCGGCCAGGTCCGGCTGTTCGTGGACGAGCCGGGCGCCGACCGTCCGGTCGCGCGCACGGTGACCGTCCGCGCGGGCACCCGCGTCGACGTCCCGGTGACGGTCGAGGGCAACACCCGCTACGGCGCCGACGAGACGCACCGGGTGGCCGTCAAGGCCGTACGCGGCGCGGTGGTCGGCTCCTACCTGGGCGGCGTCATCGCGGAGAACGACGACCCCCAGCCCACGGTGACCGTGACACCGGTCGCCGACCGGGTGACCGAGGGACAGCCGCTGGTCTGGCGGATCGGCCTCTCCGCGGCGGCCGACGTCGCCCTGTGGACGGACGTGCAGCTGCTGCCCGTCTCCGAGGGCGCCGAACTGTCCACCAAGGACGTCCCCGCGGCCTGGCTGGACGAGCACTTCGGTGCCTCGCCGGACCCCGAACTCCCCCTGTCCGCGCTGCCGGACGGCGCACTGCTGATGTCCGAGGTCCCCGCGGGCGACCTGAGCGTCGACGTGTCCGTGCCGACCGTCGCGGACGGGCTGGACGAGGCCCCGGAGTCGCTCCGGTGGCAGCTGTGGACCTACGACCCCGAGGGGGCGCCGGTCGAGGGCCCGCAGTTCACCGGCACGGTCCGGGACGCGCCCTAG
- a CDS encoding MarR family winged helix-turn-helix transcriptional regulator — translation MAGTEEREQGAGGTAGGDLQALAVQMRRMNGEINRLVHGFADDHGLHATDVQALAAILDAEEPMTPSRLRQHLGLTSGAVSACVDRLERAGHIRRVRESADRRVVHLYFAAEARSAAGTYFRPLARATQAARARFTDDELATVLSFLAAMNEEMSRLRP, via the coding sequence GTGGCAGGAACAGAAGAGCGGGAGCAGGGGGCGGGCGGCACCGCGGGCGGCGACCTCCAGGCCCTCGCCGTGCAGATGCGCCGGATGAACGGCGAGATCAACCGCCTCGTGCACGGCTTCGCCGACGACCACGGTCTGCACGCCACCGACGTCCAGGCGCTCGCGGCGATCCTGGACGCCGAGGAGCCCATGACGCCGAGCCGGCTGCGGCAGCACCTCGGGCTCACCTCCGGCGCGGTGAGCGCCTGCGTCGACCGGCTGGAGCGCGCCGGACACATCCGCCGCGTGCGGGAGAGCGCCGACCGCAGGGTGGTGCACCTGTACTTCGCGGCCGAGGCCAGATCGGCGGCCGGTACGTACTTCCGTCCGCTGGCCCGGGCGACCCAGGCGGCCCGCGCCCGCTTCACCGACGACGAACTCGCGACCGTGCTGAGCTTCCTGGCCGCGATGAACGAGGAGATGTCCCGGCTCAGGCCCTGA
- a CDS encoding MMPL family transporter, producing the protein MSLTARRARRLVPLLLLVVWLGIGGALGPFAGRLGEVATDDRAAFLPRSAESTEVIEAQRAFRQEEALPAVVVWTAGDGAAVTDRQDAASSALALLADDAGVAGRIPPVLVSEDGEALRGVVPLRPDLDDALPGALDRVRTAAEGVPGTTVQLAGPAANRADLADAFAGIDGLLLVVALVTVLVILLLVYRSVLLPFLIILGSVLSLGLACAVVYALADAGVVRVDGQVQGILLILVVGAATDYALLLSARFREELPRHEDRFAAVRAALRQSWGAIVASGATVALGLLALLLSDLTNNRALGPVGAIGIAAAVAGSLTFLPAALVLLGPAAYWPAKPPAPGGRSGGGGVWHRVAALVDRAPRKVWAVSLAGLLACAAFAPTLTSKGVPLDEIFVGGAPSVTAQNTLAEHFPGGSGDPTVVIANADRLDRVVTTARATDGVASATPLSGSPRPDGAPPAVDGRVRIDVTLRAAADSDAARDTVARLRTALHAVPDADALVGGTTAQQYDTLRAAERDRTLIVPVILVVILLILTALLRSLLLPVLLVATVALNLLATLGISSLVFTHVFGFSGTDPSVPLYGFVFLVALGVDYNIFLMDRVREETLRHGPRQGVLRGLTATGGVITSAGVVLAATFAALGVIPLAFLLQVAFIVAFGVLLDTLVVRSLLVPALALDLGPAAWWPSRLARPGSASVSRRRG; encoded by the coding sequence ATGTCCCTCACCGCACGGCGCGCCCGCCGGCTCGTCCCCCTCCTTCTGCTGGTCGTCTGGCTCGGCATCGGCGGAGCCCTCGGCCCCTTCGCCGGCCGGCTCGGCGAGGTCGCCACCGACGACCGGGCCGCCTTCCTGCCCCGCAGTGCCGAGTCCACCGAGGTCATCGAGGCGCAGCGGGCGTTCCGGCAGGAGGAGGCGCTGCCCGCGGTCGTCGTCTGGACCGCCGGGGACGGCGCGGCGGTGACGGACCGGCAGGACGCGGCCTCGTCGGCGCTGGCCTTGCTCGCGGACGACGCCGGCGTCGCCGGCCGGATACCGCCGGTCCTCGTCTCCGAGGACGGCGAGGCCCTGCGGGGCGTCGTCCCCCTGCGGCCGGACCTCGACGACGCCCTGCCCGGCGCGCTGGACCGGGTCCGTACGGCCGCCGAGGGCGTCCCCGGCACCACGGTCCAGTTGGCCGGCCCCGCCGCCAACCGGGCCGACCTGGCCGACGCCTTCGCCGGCATCGACGGACTGCTCCTGGTCGTGGCCCTGGTGACCGTCCTGGTGATCCTGCTGCTCGTCTACCGCAGTGTGCTGCTGCCCTTCCTGATCATCCTCGGCTCGGTCCTCTCCCTGGGCCTGGCCTGCGCCGTCGTCTACGCGCTCGCCGACGCCGGCGTGGTCCGCGTCGACGGCCAGGTGCAGGGCATCCTGCTGATCCTGGTGGTCGGGGCGGCCACCGACTACGCGCTGCTGCTCAGCGCCCGCTTCCGGGAGGAACTGCCCCGGCACGAGGACCGGTTCGCCGCCGTACGGGCCGCGCTGCGGCAGTCGTGGGGCGCCATCGTGGCCAGCGGGGCGACCGTCGCCCTGGGCCTGCTCGCCCTGCTGCTCAGCGACCTGACGAACAACCGGGCCCTCGGACCGGTGGGCGCCATCGGCATCGCCGCGGCCGTGGCCGGCTCGCTCACCTTCCTGCCCGCCGCCCTGGTGCTGCTCGGCCCGGCCGCCTATTGGCCCGCCAAGCCCCCCGCCCCCGGGGGCCGTTCGGGCGGCGGCGGCGTATGGCACCGGGTCGCCGCCCTCGTAGACCGGGCGCCGCGCAAGGTCTGGGCGGTCTCGCTGGCCGGTCTGCTGGCCTGCGCCGCCTTCGCCCCGACCCTCACCTCCAAGGGCGTCCCGCTCGACGAGATCTTCGTGGGCGGCGCGCCCTCGGTGACCGCGCAGAACACCCTCGCCGAGCACTTCCCCGGCGGCTCCGGCGACCCCACCGTGGTCATCGCGAACGCCGACCGTCTGGACCGGGTCGTCACCACGGCCCGTGCGACCGACGGCGTCGCCTCGGCCACGCCGCTGAGCGGGTCCCCACGCCCCGACGGTGCCCCGCCGGCCGTCGACGGCCGGGTCCGTATCGACGTCACCCTGCGCGCCGCCGCCGACAGCGACGCGGCCAGGGACACCGTCGCCAGGCTGCGCACCGCCCTGCACGCGGTACCGGACGCCGACGCCCTCGTCGGGGGCACCACCGCCCAGCAGTACGACACGCTGCGGGCCGCCGAACGGGACCGCACCCTCATCGTCCCGGTGATCCTGGTCGTCATCCTGCTGATCCTCACCGCACTGCTGCGGTCGTTGCTCCTGCCCGTGCTGCTGGTGGCGACCGTGGCGCTCAACCTCCTCGCGACGCTGGGCATCTCGTCGCTGGTCTTCACGCATGTGTTCGGCTTCAGCGGCACGGACCCGTCGGTGCCCCTGTACGGCTTCGTGTTCCTCGTCGCCCTGGGAGTCGACTACAACATCTTCCTCATGGACCGCGTACGGGAGGAGACGCTGCGGCACGGCCCACGCCAGGGCGTACTGCGCGGGCTGACCGCCACCGGAGGGGTCATCACCTCCGCCGGAGTCGTCCTCGCCGCCACCTTCGCGGCCCTCGGCGTCATCCCCCTCGCCTTCCTCCTCCAGGTCGCCTTCATCGTCGCCTTCGGCGTCCTGCTCGACACCCTGGTCGTCCGCTCCCTCCTGGTCCCCGCGCTCGCCCTGGACCTGGGTCCCGCCGCGTGGTGGCCGAGCCGCCTCGCCCGACCGGGTTCTGCCTCCGTGTCACGACGTCGTGGCTGA
- a CDS encoding fatty acyl-AMP ligase: MRRHRSFVELMCVRAAEHGDRTALVFSGDPLRAEADETMTYGELDRAARRVAALLRDRFSVGDRLLVLHPSGPGFAQSLLGCMYAGMVPVPAPPPDGRQRRQADRLAAIARDAGAAGALTDVTDLEALRSWAGEQGLRDMTVLAPHSAQSVVDGANGEGLVDGSPAANPWPSPPADPHALAFLQYTSGSTADPKGVMVDHANLLANAEILAKIAGLSAEGPVGGWLPLYHDFGLIGLLLTPLVLGGRSVLMPPTAFLKRPHTWLTLIDRHGIDFSPAPNFAYDLCLQRITDEELARLDLSRWRCAVNGAEPVQAATVEAFTRRFAAAGLRPEAMLPGYGMAETTLVVSGDRPARRAVITEVDPAAFERGELLPPAPGAPAHRVVSSGPAEHLDVRIVDADVGRTLPDGRVGEIWVRGPNVARGYWGRPAETRRVFGAVTPDGESGFLRTGDLGVLHEGELYVTGRTKELIIIRGRNLYPQDLEAATRAAHPALERGVGAAFSVPVPEEEVVIVRECRADRLAPDELPRVAASVRDRLTREVGVPAHNVVLVPPGTVARTTSGKIQRRLLRHRLLGGELPILYAELSRAVRARLGDGTEGGDTEGGGPKSGAEGGDAS; encoded by the coding sequence ATGCGCAGGCACAGGAGTTTCGTCGAACTGATGTGTGTGAGGGCGGCCGAGCACGGTGACCGGACCGCCCTGGTCTTCAGCGGGGACCCGCTCCGCGCCGAGGCCGACGAGACCATGACGTACGGGGAACTCGACCGGGCCGCCCGCCGGGTCGCCGCGCTGTTGCGGGACCGGTTCTCCGTCGGCGACCGGCTGCTGGTGCTGCATCCCTCCGGGCCGGGGTTCGCGCAGTCCCTGCTGGGGTGCATGTACGCGGGCATGGTCCCGGTGCCCGCGCCGCCGCCCGACGGCCGTCAGCGGCGGCAGGCCGACCGGCTCGCCGCGATCGCCCGGGACGCGGGAGCGGCCGGCGCCCTGACCGACGTGACGGACCTGGAGGCGCTCAGGTCCTGGGCCGGGGAGCAGGGCCTGCGGGACATGACCGTGCTCGCCCCGCACTCCGCCCAAAGCGTTGTGGACGGCGCGAACGGCGAAGGCCTCGTGGACGGGTCGCCCGCGGCGAACCCGTGGCCGTCGCCGCCGGCCGACCCGCACGCCCTGGCCTTCCTCCAGTACACCTCGGGGTCGACCGCCGACCCCAAGGGCGTCATGGTCGACCACGCCAACCTGCTGGCCAACGCCGAGATCCTGGCGAAGATCGCGGGCCTGAGCGCCGAAGGACCGGTGGGCGGCTGGCTGCCGCTCTACCACGACTTCGGGCTGATCGGGCTGCTGCTCACGCCACTCGTCCTCGGCGGTCGCAGTGTGCTGATGCCGCCGACGGCCTTCCTCAAGCGCCCGCACACCTGGCTGACCCTGATCGACCGGCACGGCATCGACTTCTCCCCCGCCCCGAACTTCGCCTACGACCTGTGCCTCCAGCGGATCACCGACGAGGAGCTGGCCCGGCTGGACCTCTCGCGCTGGCGGTGCGCGGTGAACGGCGCGGAGCCCGTCCAGGCCGCCACCGTCGAGGCGTTCACCCGGCGGTTCGCCGCCGCCGGGCTGCGGCCGGAGGCGATGCTCCCCGGCTACGGCATGGCCGAGACGACCCTGGTCGTCTCCGGTGACCGGCCCGCCCGCCGTGCCGTGATCACCGAGGTGGACCCCGCCGCGTTCGAACGCGGCGAGCTGCTGCCCCCGGCCCCCGGCGCCCCCGCGCACCGCGTCGTCAGCAGCGGCCCGGCCGAGCACCTCGACGTCCGCATCGTCGACGCCGACGTGGGCCGGACCCTGCCGGACGGCCGGGTCGGCGAGATCTGGGTACGCGGCCCGAACGTCGCCCGGGGCTACTGGGGGCGCCCGGCGGAGACCCGGCGCGTCTTCGGCGCCGTCACGCCCGACGGGGAGAGCGGCTTCCTGCGCACCGGGGACCTCGGGGTCCTGCACGAGGGCGAGCTGTATGTCACGGGCCGCACCAAGGAGTTGATCATCATCCGGGGCCGCAACCTCTACCCGCAGGACCTGGAGGCGGCGACGCGGGCGGCCCACCCGGCGCTGGAACGCGGCGTCGGGGCGGCCTTCTCGGTCCCGGTGCCCGAGGAGGAGGTCGTGATCGTCCGCGAGTGCCGGGCCGACCGCCTCGCGCCGGACGAGCTGCCCCGCGTCGCCGCGAGCGTCCGCGACCGGCTCACCCGGGAGGTCGGGGTGCCCGCCCACAACGTCGTGCTCGTGCCGCCCGGCACGGTGGCACGCACCACCAGCGGCAAGATCCAGCGCCGGCTGCTGCGCCACCGGCTCCTCGGCGGCGAGCTTCCGATCCTGTACGCGGAACTGTCGCGGGCGGTGCGCGCCCGGCTGGGCGACGGCACGGAGGGCGGCGATACGGAGGGTGGCGGCCCGAAGAGCGGTGCGGAGGGCGGTGACGCCTCGTGA
- a CDS encoding acyl-CoA dehydrogenase family protein: MTAPGPLIDTGRVDLDGFDRALGDPADPAAPLSFARGAELDRAERFPEDGCRELDRTGLPRLYVPAEFGGALTRYDELVAALRAVARRDLTVAIAHGKTFLGGVCVWLAGSPEQARDLGADIVAGTPVAWGLTEPGHGSDLLAGEMTATPEPGAPRAPGDPAAPTDVAVVGVSTALGDLAAPADPAAPADFAAPADPADVAVVGVSAALGDPAAPADPAAPTHVAAPGGTTAPGGTTAPGGSTAPVGFRVHGEKWPVNNATRAPLLCLLVRTRPEGGPRGFSLLLADKRRLPADRWRTLPKVPTHGIRGADISGIALDDCPFPADALIGEEGAGLEIVLKALQLTRTAVTALSLGAADQAVRLAEEFAARRELYGRRLIELPHVRRVLGEAYAALHAAEIVSVLAARSVHTLPQEMAVISAVAKSYVPTRVDELIAACGELLGARAFLAGVHEHGAFQKLERDHRVVGVFDGSTFVNQHVLINHFPLLARGHREGTADEEAVRRTADLSVPPPPARLDRLSLLARGGCGFTQSLRAASGDVRALASTGQVPARVAELAEELADGCDRLHRELALLPPASQDVPPEAFALARRYEHCFAGAAALRVWLHNRASGGDPLWLEAVLTHVLRSVRPPGRPADADDEVFDRLLDARAAGRPAAPPTSAAIP, translated from the coding sequence GTGACGGCGCCCGGCCCGCTGATCGACACCGGCCGGGTCGACCTCGACGGCTTCGACCGGGCGCTCGGTGACCCCGCCGACCCTGCGGCGCCCCTCTCCTTCGCCCGCGGCGCCGAACTGGACCGCGCCGAGCGGTTCCCCGAAGACGGCTGCCGGGAGCTCGACCGGACGGGGCTGCCGCGCCTGTATGTGCCGGCCGAGTTCGGCGGGGCGCTGACCCGCTACGACGAACTCGTCGCGGCGCTGCGGGCGGTGGCGCGCCGCGACCTGACGGTCGCCATCGCGCACGGCAAGACGTTCCTCGGAGGTGTCTGCGTCTGGCTGGCGGGCAGCCCGGAGCAGGCGCGCGACCTCGGCGCCGACATCGTCGCCGGGACGCCGGTCGCGTGGGGCCTGACCGAGCCCGGCCACGGCAGCGACCTGCTCGCCGGCGAGATGACCGCGACACCGGAGCCCGGCGCGCCCCGCGCCCCCGGCGACCCCGCCGCCCCGACCGACGTCGCCGTCGTCGGCGTGTCCACTGCCCTTGGCGACCTCGCTGCCCCGGCCGACCCCGCTGCCCCGGCCGACTTTGCCGCCCCGGCTGATCCGGCCGACGTCGCCGTCGTCGGCGTGTCCGCTGCCCTTGGCGACCCCGCTGCCCCGGCCGACCCCGCCGCCCCGACCCACGTCGCCGCCCCCGGCGGGACCACCGCCCCCGGCGGGACCACCGCCCCCGGCGGGTCCACCGCCCCCGTCGGCTTCCGGGTGCACGGCGAGAAGTGGCCGGTCAACAACGCCACCCGCGCCCCACTGCTCTGCCTGCTCGTGCGCACCCGGCCCGAGGGCGGGCCGCGCGGCTTCAGCCTGCTGCTGGCCGACAAACGGCGGCTCCCGGCGGACCGCTGGCGGACCCTGCCCAAGGTGCCCACCCACGGCATCCGGGGCGCCGACATCAGCGGGATCGCGCTGGACGACTGCCCGTTCCCGGCCGACGCGCTGATCGGCGAGGAGGGCGCCGGGCTGGAGATCGTCCTCAAGGCGCTGCAGCTCACCCGGACCGCCGTGACGGCCCTGTCGCTGGGCGCCGCCGACCAGGCGGTGCGGCTGGCCGAGGAGTTCGCCGCGCGGCGCGAGCTGTACGGCCGCCGGCTGATCGAACTGCCGCACGTACGCCGGGTGCTCGGGGAGGCGTACGCGGCGCTCCACGCCGCCGAGATCGTCAGCGTGCTCGCGGCGCGCAGCGTGCATACCCTGCCGCAGGAGATGGCCGTCATCTCCGCGGTGGCCAAGTCGTACGTCCCCACGCGCGTCGACGAACTGATCGCCGCCTGCGGGGAGTTGCTGGGGGCCCGCGCGTTCCTCGCCGGGGTCCACGAGCACGGCGCGTTCCAGAAGCTGGAGCGCGACCACCGGGTGGTCGGTGTCTTCGACGGGAGCACCTTCGTCAACCAGCACGTCCTGATCAACCACTTCCCGTTGCTGGCCCGAGGCCACCGGGAGGGCACCGCCGACGAGGAGGCCGTCCGCCGTACCGCCGATCTGTCGGTCCCGCCGCCCCCGGCCCGGCTCGACCGGCTGAGCCTGCTGGCGCGCGGCGGCTGCGGCTTCACCCAGAGCCTGCGTGCCGCGAGCGGTGACGTACGTGCGCTGGCGTCCACGGGCCAGGTGCCCGCACGCGTGGCCGAACTCGCCGAGGAACTGGCCGACGGCTGCGACCGGCTCCACCGCGAGCTGGCGCTGCTCCCGCCCGCCTCCCAGGACGTACCGCCGGAGGCCTTCGCGCTGGCGCGCCGCTACGAGCACTGCTTCGCGGGTGCCGCCGCCCTGCGGGTGTGGCTGCACAACCGCGCGTCCGGCGGGGACCCGTTGTGGCTGGAGGCGGTCCTCACCCACGTACTGCGGTCGGTGCGTCCGCCGGGCCGGCCGGCCGACGCCGACGACGAGGTGTTCGACCGGCTCCTCGACGCCCGCGCGGCCGGCCGCCCCGCCGCCCCTCCGACCTCGGCGGCCATACCGTGA
- a CDS encoding acyl-CoA dehydrogenase has product MTDRTGANDARDTRDARDAAIDDHSAAAALADLERRFGDPWDPGNPTGHAAVLAADEAGEMLTAGERLLDGYGLNAEFVPPELGGRLTRLDHLVEVLRAVFRRDPCLGLGYGAASLIPAVNVWTAGDARQRRRMAEVLLAGGRAVSGYHELAHGNDFARAAFTALPGDDGRLRLDGRKEVIANAGRAEAMVLFARTSTAPGSRSHSQLFVEQADLPEGAPVQLPRFPSAGMRGVRLGGLEFRDCPIPADAVLGAPGLGMETALRSFQVTRVALPAMSAGILETGLDVTARFADERVLYGRPLAGMPYIGSILADAFTDLLICDCLATVTARSVHLLPGESSLYASAAKYFVATLLRDAMDALSRVLGAQFYIRDGGYGIFQKQLRDLAPAGFGHTARVACLSTVLPQLPRLARKGWLDDTQPPAGVFRLGADLPPLPFERLSIGSGGRDRLSASLTAALASRDLDGELRRSVRVMADEQTAVRRACAELAPGDLTVAARPEALRLAARYAAVLAATACVNVWLHNRERHEAFLGDPRWAVAALGRIAERVGRDPGQRPRHLTERLSAEVLSRHRDRRGFSLSNRSLPGGRRH; this is encoded by the coding sequence GTGACCGACAGGACCGGGGCGAACGACGCCCGCGACACCCGTGACGCCCGCGATGCCGCCATCGACGACCACTCCGCGGCGGCTGCCCTCGCCGACCTCGAACGCCGGTTCGGCGACCCCTGGGATCCGGGCAATCCGACCGGCCACGCCGCGGTGCTGGCGGCCGACGAGGCGGGCGAGATGCTCACCGCGGGCGAGCGGCTGCTGGACGGCTACGGGCTGAACGCCGAGTTCGTCCCGCCCGAACTGGGTGGGCGGCTGACCCGGCTCGACCACCTCGTCGAGGTGCTGCGGGCGGTCTTCCGCCGCGACCCCTGCCTGGGACTGGGGTACGGAGCCGCCAGTCTGATCCCCGCCGTCAACGTCTGGACCGCGGGCGACGCCCGGCAGCGCCGGCGGATGGCCGAGGTGCTGCTGGCGGGCGGCCGGGCCGTCTCCGGCTACCACGAGCTGGCGCACGGCAACGACTTCGCGCGGGCCGCGTTCACGGCGCTGCCCGGCGACGACGGCCGGCTGCGGCTCGACGGGCGCAAGGAAGTGATCGCCAACGCCGGGCGCGCCGAGGCCATGGTGCTCTTCGCGCGCACCTCGACCGCTCCGGGCAGCCGGAGTCACTCGCAGCTGTTCGTCGAGCAGGCGGACCTCCCCGAGGGCGCGCCGGTCCAGCTGCCGCGCTTCCCCAGCGCGGGGATGCGCGGGGTCCGGCTCGGCGGGCTGGAGTTCCGGGACTGCCCGATCCCGGCGGACGCGGTGCTCGGGGCGCCCGGCCTCGGCATGGAGACGGCGCTGCGCTCCTTCCAGGTCACCCGCGTCGCGCTGCCGGCGATGAGCGCGGGCATCCTGGAGACCGGCCTCGACGTCACCGCCCGCTTCGCGGACGAACGCGTCCTGTACGGGCGGCCGCTGGCCGGGATGCCGTACATCGGCTCGATCCTCGCCGACGCCTTCACCGACCTGCTGATCTGCGACTGCCTGGCCACCGTGACCGCCCGCTCGGTGCATCTGCTCCCCGGCGAGAGCAGTCTGTACGCCTCGGCCGCCAAGTACTTCGTCGCCACCCTCCTCAGGGACGCCATGGACGCGCTGTCGCGGGTGCTGGGCGCCCAGTTCTACATCCGGGACGGCGGCTACGGGATCTTCCAGAAGCAGCTGCGCGACCTGGCGCCGGCGGGCTTCGGCCACACCGCGCGCGTGGCCTGCCTCAGCACGGTGCTCCCGCAACTGCCCCGGCTGGCCCGCAAGGGATGGCTGGACGACACCCAGCCGCCCGCCGGGGTGTTCCGCCTCGGCGCGGACCTGCCGCCGCTGCCCTTCGAGCGGCTGTCGATCGGCTCGGGCGGGCGCGACCGCCTCAGCGCCTCGCTCACCGCGGCCCTCGCCTCCCGCGACCTGGACGGCGAGCTGCGCCGCTCGGTGCGCGTCATGGCGGACGAGCAGACCGCCGTACGACGCGCGTGCGCCGAACTGGCCCCCGGGGATCTCACCGTCGCCGCCCGGCCCGAGGCGCTGCGGCTGGCGGCGCGGTACGCGGCGGTGCTCGCGGCGACCGCCTGTGTGAACGTCTGGCTCCACAACCGGGAGCGGCACGAAGCGTTCCTCGGCGACCCCCGCTGGGCGGTCGCGGCACTGGGACGGATCGCCGAACGGGTGGGCCGCGACCCCGGGCAGCGTCCCCGGCACCTCACCGAACGGCTGTCGGCGGAGGTCCTCTCCCGGCACCGCGACCGCCGTGGCTTCAGCCTGTCGAACCGGAGCCTGCCCGGAGGGCGCCGCCATTGA